Below is a window of Schistocerca cancellata isolate TAMUIC-IGC-003103 chromosome 4, iqSchCanc2.1, whole genome shotgun sequence DNA.
acactgacagaaccacaggcacatagacacaggcaacagagtatgcacaatgtcggcactagtacagtgtatatccacctttcgcagcaatgcaggctgctattctcccatggagacgatcgtagagatgctggatgtagtcctgtggaacggcttgccatgccatttccacctggcgcctcagttggaccagcgttcgtgctggacgtgcagaccgcgtgagacgacgcttcatccagtcccaaacatgctcaatgggggacagatccggagatcttgctggccagggtagttgacgtacaccttctagagcacgttgggtggcacgggatacatgcggacgtgcattgtcctgttggaacagcaagttcccttgccggtctaggaatggtagaacgatgggttcgatgacggtttggatgtaccgtgcactattcagtgtcccccgacgatcaccagtggtgtacggccagtgtaggagatcgctccccacaccatgatgccgggtgttggccctgtgtgcctcggtcgtatgcagtcctgattgtggcgctcacctgcatggcgccaaacacgcatacgaccatcattggcaccaaggcagaaacgactctcatcgctgaagacgacacgtctccattcgtccctccattcacgcctgtcgcgacaccactggaggcgggctgcacgatgttggggcgtgagcggaagacggcctaacggtgtgcgggaccgtagcccagcttcatggagacggttgcgaatggtcctcgcttataccccaggagcaacagtgtccctaatttgctgggaagtggcggtgcggtcccctacggcactgcgtaggatcctacggtcttggcgtgcatccgtgcgtcgttgcggtccggtcccaggtcgacgggcacgagcaccttccgccgaccactggcgacaacatcgatgtactgtggagacctcacgccccacgtgttgagcaattcggcggtacgtccacccggcctcccgcatgcccactatacgccctcgctcaaagtccgtcaactgcacatacggttcacgtccacgctgtcgcggcatgctaccagtgttaaagactgcgatggagctccgtatgccacggcaaactggctgacactgacggcggcggtgcacaaatgctgcgcagctagcgccattcgacggccaacaccgcggttcctggtgtgtccgctgtgccgtgcgtgtgatcattgcttgtacagccctctcgcagtgtccggagcaagtatggtgggtctgacacaccggtgtcaatgtgttcttttttccatttccaggagtgtatatccgatctGCGAGGACGAGCTTTCTCTGATAACACTATGGCTAATGTATCATGTTTTGGCCGGAAATTCGCCTCTAATCTtaaggaggaggggggggcgggTTTTCTAACCTAAGAAATCTAATGTGCGCGCCACCCGTACTTCGCTACCCTAGGCGTGTGATGCTACTTGCTTTCACCAAATCAAGCATCCGCCGAAAGAAACTGATGAAAGCTTCAGAACCAAGCGGCAGGCTCATTCGTGCACACACACCTCTTTCCAACTGTTTATGTTCATGACGCAACATTTCCATTACTTTGTGATGTAATGATATCGCCACCTTTAACAATCTGAACAGCCTGTTAACTGCTTATTTGTACAGCCGTTACATGTATTGCTAAGAGGCCTGCATCTATGTGGTCATAGCACCCAAAGATTATTTActataagtttttatatattttgatgCTTTGTATCAATTTTCCCAGTTTCACGACTATTGGAGAATAAAGTATGTTTAAGACAGTTTCGAGAAGGCAAGGTGATGTAGCCTTTACAAGCGACATTGAACAGAGGATAGTTGTAAGTTGCTTCCTTTAGTGGCTGAGGCCAGACTATTTAGATTCCAGCTAGGCAAAGAGACATTCACAGGCTGAACACCAGCTGTCAACACTAAATCCACAGTACTCATGGGACCAAAATCTGAACTGCCGCACTACAGGAAACTGGGTACTGGTATACGAAAAGGATAACCTTCAACATTACATGATTTACACATGCATTACCATTGTCTGCAGACCTGCCTTAGTGGTTAGCGAAATATTGTCAATTTCGAGTGCAATTCTATAATAATGTGTACATCATGATATCTAATTTAATTCTGTTGCTGCTGTTTAACTATatgaaatttctcaaattttcggaAATATGCTTTTTGAAAGGCAATTTCTGCTATGCTGAAGCGATGTACCAAGCATTAATAAAAAACTACTATATTAGACGAATTTAATTAATCAATTATGTTAAACGTAATATGTACGATTTTTTATGAAAACAGTAGGCATCTGAGGCATGTCAAAATGGCGACAAGCTGTATTTGAGGGGTGGGTGGGGGAAGAAAGTGAACGCCCCACTCCGCCCCACCCCCATCCCCAGACCAAACCCCTAGTCCACATCTGGCGGTGAACATTGTCTTGTCCCTTCCCAGAGATACGCCAGATTTGAATTTCATTATACTACCTTTTCTCTTACAGACTAGCCGAATGTACAGGGTTTTTTTTACACAGTGAAAATACGCTGCATGAAGCAGAGTTCCGTTATCAAGTCTTCACTCTGATGAAGTGCGTTATTTTTGTGCATTACCTCTGCGGCTCTTCCTGGCTCTCCGAGTCCGGCTCTTCCTGCTACAGGCGGCGGCCCGCCTGCCCTTTGCTGTCCTGCAGCATTGAGTGGGTTTCTGCTTGAGCGCCTTGGTCTTTACCCGCCCTTGGTCTTTTCCCACTCGTGCCGCCGTCTTGCCTTCTACCCTGCCCTTAGACTTGCCAGCGTGGCACTCTGCTTTGGCCTTCCCTCTGTCCACAGCTGCTACCTCTCTGGCTTCTGTCCTTTTTCTCCCTCTGCCACCTTTCTTCTGAACTTTCCCACTGTCTTTCGTGCCAGAGACTTCTTTCTTATCTTTGCTGCTCTCTCGCCCCGACTTATTTCTCTTCTTTGGGAAGTGTTTATTTGAGTCTGGTTGTTCGATTTTTTCTTTCTCTATATCCAGTGGCTGTGTTTCCACTCCTGCCATAGCTGTTTCAGGAAACTGGTTTTCCACTGaagaggatctgcaacaaatttttAAATCAACACACAATTCCTTATGAACACACTTCAATAATACCCACAACACGATCAGAGAAAATGCTTACCCCATAGCACAGTTAAACAGAGGAGACATCCGCAAGTGTTTTTGTAACGTCTGTTGCAGTCTCAGAAAGTTAATGTGGCAGAACAGATGGTTTGCACAGCTAATTACTGGGTATTCATCCCTACCATACGACCAATTAGCTTTTAACGTATCAGTCTTCAAACACTAGGAATTTTCAGAGCAAAATCACTTGTTGGCAGTGGCAGAAACGTAACTGATTCAGTATATAATTTACTGAATCAGTTGATACATGTATCTGCTTTTGTCAGATCTTTGCATTTCCATTTCTGTATATAGCACTTTTGATATTAAAATTGGTTACTTACTAATGAATCCATCTGAAACCCCGAATCTTTGTCCATCAATGGACCAATACAAATAATTTGGATAAATATGGAATTTTGATACTGATGGCAATTTACTTGCACTCTGTAGGTAACTCCACTTTTTGCTTCTGATGTAAACAAGTATTTGTTGTATGTCGAGTTCTTGGGCGCTTTTAATGTTAAATAGtattaaaaattttgttacaaatacaTGCCTTTATTCTGACGTCTGAATCACCCACGTCGTTTATACAGCCTGAAGTCTTTGCCAAAAACATAACGTGAAGGGCTGCCCACACAATATGAGTAATTGGTATATTAATGAAATGAAGACAGATGTTCATTGGATACTATATACTATCTCCCCTCTCCTTCGGCTACAACCAAATTAACATGTAAATTTGGTGCCAACATGTTATCAGGCACCGCAGATGGAGGGTCCTTTGGCAGATTCGTGGCAAAAAGTTAGCGAACATTTATTCTCTTCCAATGTTGAGTGATGGAGCTGGGTACGTTTTAGCATAGTTTGCATTGCTGACAGATCTCGCCCAGTCAAAGTCACACCCCTCCACCACTTCTCTATCCCAATTGGGTTAAATGTAAGCGGAAGGAAATAAATTTCCGTCGTGGTACTGTCCCATTGGTTGGAGTATCAGCACAGCCCACATGGTTAACTTATTTGTCAATGATAAGTGTAATTTTTACTACCCGTCACTTTTAGCTACACACTTCATCTTTTCACTATattatccaattactgtaatttatGACCCAAAATGGCTGCCAAGGGGATTTATCCCTAACAACCAGTCCAGAATAGTTGTTCCAATTTCCTTTCTGCAAACTGGACTacttttgtactcagttgattatcCCtatttattaggcagataggactGGCCTAGGCCCTCATAATTGCAATTTATCAACCATTTTCATCATCATGGTCAATAAATTATGCTAAATTTGTGGGGAAAATTAAAAATGGATTATGGTTATCTCGTTAAAACAATGCTGCATTGTCATAATGGACACACCCCAAGTGAAACAAACCCGCTAGAATTCCGTTACCACATTGTCTACATTCAAGCCACGTGTAACGTATCAAGGAAACTACCACCACAGTCATGCTGTACCACCCAACACAGTATGAAGGAAGATAATTACATAATCTTTATTAGAGTCATGGCAACCAACGAATACAATTCCCATGTGCATGAAGCCATGTCAACAGGTCACAACTGCCACATATGGGCATATGAGGCCATATGTGGCACAGGTCGGCACTTCTCTGCTTGCTGCAAGTGCTGCTATGCATCTTCCAGCTAGAGGAAATCAATCCCAGCAGCGTCAAGCACCCCTGCTGAACCTAACATCCTTTCGCGATGCTTAGGATGGAGGAAGTGGCCTGCACATTTCTGTCCAAAGATGATTTCCACAAATGGAGAGCAGTGGATTGCCATTGGTGACTTGAGCACAGCCTCGTCTCTCAGCAGCACTTCCAAAATCAGATTACTAAGAACTTCTCACCCTATAAATTACAGAGAAAGTTAAAAATTCAGTTACCTGAATCATATCAACAAGAGTATGCCAATCGGCAGCCCAATATTAAGAAACTATTGAAGATACGTGTAAGTTACATAGCAGAATGACTAGTTTTCAGTCCAGGTTTAATTATGCATTGCTTAGTGTTTTATGTTCTAAttaacaattattttaaaatacgaCAAATAGGAAGCACACCACCCAGTTCCTATCATGTTGAGACGCCGAAAaatgttcaaagaatggcagctcattttgtattatcgtgaaatagtggAGAGTCACTCTACATGATGTGTGACTTGGGATGAATCTTTTTCCATGTAGACATGCATACCCACACTGGGTAGTTTAGTGAACTGAGATACAAGCTTCAGTACAATATTCGGACGAAATCTGCAGCTGTAGTCATAATTAGAGTAAAAATAAATGGTTTCTCTCTTCTATTAATATGCCCTGGCAAATATACAAGACTGATGAGCAatgcacaaaaattaattttacatgtcTTAAGTCATATCTTTTTGTGGATGTACTATATTTCTGGAGATTCTTCCACAGAAGCTCTGCATGGCACCTGATTTTCCTAGAAGTTATGTAATCTGTGTACTTTAGATCTGTCCAGACAGTTACTCCTAATTATTTTGAATTAGTTACCGTTTCTAGTGACTTATTGCCAACTGCATAATCTATCAGTAATGGGCCTCTTCATGTATTTATGTGCACTAGCTACACTTGTTTATGTTAGAGgtcaattggttggttggtttgggggggattaaagggaccagactgcgacggtcatcggtccctttttccaaaaaaaaaaaagggaaaccacccaaagagaataaaaaacgaacaacaggaaagacgtcagacgacacaggacaagaaatactcctacagagatcagacgaaacaaattaaaatcacacagtgtgacagtggttggccgaccatagagataaaaaggaaaagccaaccaccgagaacacattaaaaactcagcgtaaaatcgtaggccaatggccagaatcaacacaaaagaacagaacaaacactcagagtaaataataaaaaccccctgcccgaataaaacggaaaactaagtcagccataccagggtcatcacataagagggcagggagcgtatcaggcagcgcaaatgtctgcctgaccacagctaaaagggggcaggccaacaaaatgtgggccactgtcaaagccgccccgcagcgacatacaggagggtcctcccggcgcagtaaataactgtgtgtcaggtgggagtggccaatgcggagccgacaaaggacgacagagtccctgcggttggctcgcagggatgaccgccacacagtagtcgtctccttgatggcacggagtttattgggcatgatccgattgcgccattcagcgtcccaaagcgcaaaaacttttcggcggaggactgcccgcaaatcagtctctgggaggccaacgtccagagactgtttactcgtggcctctttcgccaggcggtcaacatgttcattgcccgggataccgacatgaccgggggtccacacaaagaccacagagcggccgcaacgcgcaagagtatgcagggactcatggatagccatcaccagacgagaacgaggaaaacactggtcgagagctcgtaaaccgctcagggaatcgctacagagaacgaaggactcacctgagcaggagcggatatactctagggcacgaaagatggcgactagctcagcagtgtaaacgctgcagccagccgccaaggaccgttgttcagaatggtcccctagagttagcgcatacccgacacgaccagcaaccatcgaaccgtcggtgtaaacaattccagagccctgatacgtggccaggatggaataaaagcggcggctgaaggcctctggagggaccgagtccttcgagccctgtgccaagtcgagccgaaggcaagggcgaggaacacaccacggggttgtacgcagaggcgcccggaaaggaggtggaactgggaaaaacccaagcccacagagaagctccttgatgcgtacggcgatcggacaacccgaccggggccgacggtctggcagatggacgactgactgcgggaacaggacacgataatttggatgcccgggcaagctaaaaacatgggcagcataagcggccagcaaacgttggcgtcggaaccgcagtggaggtacacctgcctccactaggacgctgtccacagggctggtgcggaaagcaccagtggcaaggcgtatcccgctgtggagaattgggtccagcacccgcaacacagatggggatgctgagccataagctaggcacccataatccaggcgagactggattaacgcctggtagagccgcaacagggtagatcggtcggcgccccagcgggtgtggctcaaacaacgcagggcgttgagatgccgccaacacgcttgtttaagctgccggatatgaggcagccaagtcaaccgggcatcaaaaaggacacccaaaaacctgtgggtctccaccacagcaagaagttcgtcggcaagataaagccgcggctcaggatggaccgttcggcgccggcagaaatgcataacgcgggtcttggcagccgaaaactgaaaaccacgcgctacagcccaagactgcgccttgcggattgcgccctgtagctcacgttcagctgctgcaatgctaatagaactatagtaaagacagaagtcgtcagcatacagggaagcagagacagaatttcctactgccgcagcgagaccgtttattgcaattaaaaacaggcagacactgaggacagagccctggggtaccccgttctcctggacgagggaggaactatacgaggccgcgacttgcacgcggaaggtacgatacgacagaaaatttctgataaagatcggcagagggccccgaagaccccatccatgaagcgtagaaaggatgtgatgacgccatgtcgtatcgtacgccttccacatgtcgaaaaagacagcgaccaggtgctgacggcgggcaaaggctgtacggatggccgactcaaggctcaccagattgtcggtggcggagcggcctttacggaacccaccctgagacggagccagaaggccccgagactccagcaccaaatttaagcgccggctcaccatccgttcaagcaacttgcaaagaacgttggcgagactaatgggacggtagctgtccacctccagagggttcgttccaggtttcaaaatggggatgacaatactttcccgccattgtgacggaaactcaccctcgacccagagacggttgtgaaggtcgaggaggcgtcgcttgcagtccactgaaaggtgtttcagcatctgacagtggatgcgatctggcccgggagcggtatcagggcaagcggcaagggcactctgaaattcccactcactgaatggagcgttgtagggttcagaagcgttggtgcgaaaagaaaggctccgacgttccatccgctctttaatggagcagaaggcctgggggtaattcgcagaagcggaactcatagcaaaatgctctgctaagcggtttgcaatgacgtcggagtcagtacaaactgctccattcagtgagagcgcagggacgctggcaggggtccgatagccgaagacccgtcgaatcttggcccagacctgcgatggagtgacatggagtccaatggtggacacataccgctcccagcactccttcttgccttggcggataaggaggcgggcccgcgcacgcagccgtttgaaggcgataaggtggtccatggagggatgtcgcttgtgacgctggagcgcccgccggcgatctttaatcgcttcagcgatctcaggcgaccaccaaggcacagccctccgccgaggggacccagaagaacggggaatggcagactcggcggcagtgacgatgccggcggtgaccgatgtaaccaccgcatcaatggcatcagttgagagaggctcaatagcggcagtgaaggagaacaagtcccagtcagccgtattcatagcccatctgctagggcgcccagaagagtgacgctgtggtagtgacagaaaaatcggaaagtggtcactaccacacaggtcgtcatgcacactccagtggacagatggtaagaggctagggctacagattgaaaggtcaatggcggagtaggtgccatgcgccacactgaagtgtgtggaggcaccatcattcaaaatcgagagaccgagctgcgacaataaatgctcaacggtggcgcctcgacctgttgccactgacccaccccacagagggttatgggcgttaaagtcgcccagtaataagaaaggtggcggcaattgggctatcagcgcagccaggacatgctgcgcgacatcaccctccggtggaaggtaaagactgcagacggtgagagcctgcggcgtccacaccctaacagcgacagcctctaaagctgtttgtagagggacagactcgctgtgaagagagttaaggacatagatgcagacgccaccagataccctttcataagctgctcggttcttataataaccctgatagccacggagggcgggggtgcgcattgctggaaaccaagtttcctgcagagcaatgcagaggaaagggtgaaggctgataagttggcggagctcagctagatggtggaagaaaccgctgcagttccactggaggatggttttgtccatggctgagaaaggcgtgctgagactgggacggcagattacgccgctgggtcacctgctgcctccgattgagcacctgtgctagtgctattgctattcacggcgtctgagggaccggcgagatcgaggtcctcagcggacgccagaatctccacctcgtcctcagacgcaaagctagaaggtagcgatggggtggctaccaccgcgcgttccttgggcttagagctgctcctctgatttctcacgctgctccttgggtttaactggctgggagggcttcaccgattcagtctccaggactgaggaggatcgggaagcccttcgacctgcagattgtgggcacttacgccactggctatcgtcagccttcccgccggtggaaacctgggaagggagggacccaagggaccccttgcgagcgtgagaagccgaagaagttggacacttctccggcttagaagcggggaccgacgtccccgatgggggggatggtgtttctcctgaggtaggtggcacaggagcaacccggtgggtagagccccccactggcaagggggcaggaggagttgtaccactcgtcgatccggccggaaggcgcgaaactgatggggctagcacaggtgttgtagcagcggcgtaggaagttgtcattcgcactggatgtaatcggtcgtatttccgtttggcctcagtataagtcagtcggtccagggtcttatattcaatgattttgcgctctttctggaatattctgcagtctggcgagcaaggtgaatggtgctcccgcagttgacgcagatgggaggcggggcacatggagtatcgggatgagatgggcgtccgcaatctcgacatgtgaggctggaagtgcagtgggaagacatatggccgaacttccagcacttgaagcacc
It encodes the following:
- the LOC126185178 gene encoding protein starmaker-like, with the protein product MAGVETQPLDIEKEKIEQPDSNKHFPKKRNKSGRESSKDKKEVSGTKDSGKVQKKGGRGRKRTEAREVAAVDRGKAKAECHAGKSKGRVEGKTAARVGKDQGRVKTKALKQKPTQCCRTAKGRRAAACSRKSRTRRARKSRRGSSHSDSCSTCSEDSWSDSDCDCCSDSESYSDSCSTCSDYDTGTDESDTSCSCSDCCSEQDWTPENSPLKPKKIGL